The following proteins are co-located in the Silene latifolia isolate original U9 population chromosome 1, ASM4854445v1, whole genome shotgun sequence genome:
- the LOC141608691 gene encoding uncharacterized protein LOC141608691, with amino-acid sequence MATMVSAIHISNCFHKKQLLEPTVKTKSRKISKLNCKVCASGTHRFDVVVVGAGIIGLSIARDLLHRTNISVAVVDAKVPCSGATGAGQGYLWMAHKTPGTDVWDLALRSQELWQLLAQTVHVQGIDPLEALGWKKTGSLLIGRTEAELDQLKRRVQLLSAAGIRAEFLHRIDLATKEPKLEVGQESGAAFLPDDCQLDAYRTVAYIEKGNHLFESQGRYAEFYNDPAVSFLRSEGKGNIEGIKTKQHTLYGEKAIIIAAGCWSGSLMDDLLKDSDIVLHVPVKPRKGHLLVLENFNPLGLCHGLMEVGYVDRQHSISSSREVDDQALSISMVASSDASGNLLIGSSRQFAGFNTDLDASIVACIWERAQLYFPALREFSLKNLSEELNVRIGLRPFMPDSKPVIGPVPGIPNLFLATGHEGSGLSMALGTAELITDMVLGNSSKVDSTPFAVEGRCC; translated from the exons ATGGCGACCATGGTGTCAGCAATCCACATTAGCAATTGCTTCCATAAAAAGCAATTACTAGAGCCAACAGTTAAAACTAAGAGTAGAAAAATTAGCAAGTTAAATTGTAAGGTGTGTGCAAGTGGAACGCATCGTTTTGACGTGGTTGTGGTGGGAGCTGGAATCATTGGTTTGAGCATTGCACGGGACTTACTCCACCGTACTAATATCTCTGTCGCCGTCGTAGATGCCAAAGTTCCGTGTTCTGGTGCTACTGGTGCTG GACAGGGTTACTTATGGATGGCACACAAAACACCTGGTACTGATGTATGGGATCTTGCACTTCGAAGCCAAGAATTGTGGCAGTTGTTGGCACAGACTGTACATGTTCAAGGCATTGATCCCTTGGAAGCATTGGGTTGGAAGAAAACAG GAAGCTTGTTAATTGGTAGAACAGAAGCTGAGCTAGATCAGTTGAAGAGGCGAGTCCAGCTCCTATCTGCAGCTGGGATAAGGGCGGAATTCTTGCATAGAATTGATTTAGCAACTAAAGAACCGAAACTTGAAGTTGGCCAGGAAAGTGGGGCTGCTTTTCTACCTGACGATTGTCAATTAGATGCTTATCGCACAGTTGCGTATATAGAAAAG GGTAATCATCTCTTTGAATCTCAAGGCAGATATGCAGAATTCTATAATGATCCAGCCGTCAGTTTCTTAAG GTCTGAAGGAAAAGGAAACATTGAAGGCATCAAAACTAAACAGCATACATTATATGGGGAAAAAGCTATTATAATTGCTGCTGGTTGTTGGAGTGGATCTTTGATGGATGATCTACTTAAGGACTCGGATATAGTGCTGCATGTCCCTGTTAAGCCTAGAAAG GGACATCTACTTGTGCTAGAAAATTTTAACCCACTTGGGCTCTGTCATGGTCTTATGGAAGTGGGTTATGTTGATCGTCAACACTCCATATCTTCATCTAGAGAAGTTGATGATCAAGCCTTGTCTATTTCAATGGTAGCATCATCGGATGCGTCTGGAAATCTTCTTATTG GAAGCAGCCGGCAGTTTGCTGGATTTAACACTGATTTAGATGCATCTATTGTTGCATGCATATGGGAACGTGCTCAACTATATTTTCCTGCTCTGAGAGAGTTCTCCCTCAAGAACCTGAGTGAAGAATTGAATGTGAGGATAGGGTTGCGCCCTTTCA TGCCAGACAGCAAGCCGGTTATTGGACCTGTTCCAGGAATACCCAATCTTTTCCTTGCAACTGGTCATGAAGGATCAGGACTAAGCATG GCTCTAGGAACAGCAGAATTGATCACAGACATGGTGTTAGGCAATTCTTCAAAGGTTGATTCTACGCCTTTTGCTGTGGAAGGTCGATGCTGCTGA